The following is a genomic window from bacterium.
TCAGATCGAGAATGATCAGATTGGGGACCACCTTTTCTGCGATCTCCAGCGCAGAAAAGCCATCTTCCGCAACATGAACACGATAATTATCTTTTTCAAGATAGTAACGAAGGACCTCAATGATGTCCTTTTCATCCTCTACTACAAGAATGTTTTTTCGCATGTCTTCCTTTTGTTTCTATAATATTCAGTAGAATAAACTCTATCAAACGAGCATAGTTCGGGACGTTTACAGGGACATAAACAACATGTTTCTGATATGTTAAATCTAACGAAGTAGCGCGGACGTCTCGTCTGCAGCTGCTCGCAGGTGGGACGCCCGCGCTACTTTGATTATAGGAGCGAGATACCTAAATGGACCTGAATACATCGTACATTCAAGACGTTGTGGCACGGATGCAGGAGCTGAAAAAGCTTGCGGAAGGAGCGATTGCCCAGATTGAAAAGGACCAGCTTTTTCAGACATGGGATGAGGAAACGAACTCGATTGCAATCACGATGAAGCATGTGGCAGGAAACATGCGTTCGCGATGGAAAGACTTTTTGACAACCGATGGAGAGAAGCCGGACAGGAACAGGGATTCGGAATTTGTCGTTGAGGCTGCTGACGATGTTGAAACCTTGATGAAGCGATGGCAAGAGGGATGGAGCTATTTGTTTGAAACGCTAGGATCCCTCACTGGTGAAGATCTTGAGAGAACGGTCTACATTCGCAAACAACCGCATACCGTTTATCAAGCGATCAACCGCCAGTTGATTCACTACGGTTGTCATGTGGGACAGATTGTTTTTATGGCAAAACATCTGGCAGCCGGTCACTGGAAATCGCTGAGCGTTCCACGTGGCGGATCGCAGGCGCTTAATCGGGCGAAAGGGCTTGCTTACACTCAACCCGAAGGGTCTCCATCAACTCATCCAGATGAGAAGTCCGGGTCCGGAAATTGACAGGATTGATACGGAACCAGTGCAATCCTTTTAATACTGTAGTAGAAATCCAGAACCTGCCCCCTTCTTCGATTCTGCGGGCAACTTCCTGATGGATGCGCGTGAGACGCTCTTCGTCCACGCCTTGCGGTTGATACCGGATGCAGATGGCGGACATCAGCGGCTTCACAGCGGGAACAAATTCCGCATTGCAGAGTTTGTACAAATGCTCCGCGTGCTCGATATTTGCGTCGATCCATTCTCCAATCTGTTTTGTGCCGTAGCGCTTGAAACTCATCCAGACCTTCAAGCTGCGGAATCGCCGGGATTGCTCGAGTCCATGGACATAGTACTGGTACCGCTCATCTCGTCTATCCAATTCATCCGTAAGATAGGCCGGTTTCATCCCGAAAGATTGCGTGAGCTGAGATTCGTCTTTTACGAGCACCGCTCCCGCATCCAGAGGAGCGTAGAACCATTTATGAGGATCGAGTGTAACGGAATCCGCAAGTTTCACGTCGTCCAGTAGCCCCGCTCTTTTGCGTGAGAGAAAAATTCCACCACCGTACGCGGCATCCACGTGAAACCAAGCGCCGATTCGATCGGCAATTTTCCGGAGCTCGCGCAAATCATCCACGGACCCTGTATT
Proteins encoded in this region:
- a CDS encoding DUF1572 domain-containing protein, with amino-acid sequence MDLNTSYIQDVVARMQELKKLAEGAIAQIEKDQLFQTWDEETNSIAITMKHVAGNMRSRWKDFLTTDGEKPDRNRDSEFVVEAADDVETLMKRWQEGWSYLFETLGSLTGEDLERTVYIRKQPHTVYQAINRQLIHYGCHVGQIVFMAKHLAAGHWKSLSVPRGGSQALNRAKGLAYTQPEGSPSTHPDEKSGSGN
- a CDS encoding aminotransferase class I/II-fold pyridoxal phosphate-dependent enzyme — protein: MNIKEFRDTGHSMIDWIADYLEHIEEKPLFPRVEPRELYELFNESVPEEPSSAGDVLRELQKKLLPYCAQVNHPGYFGLITPTPTPMGILGDLLASALNQNVGTYTIGPSAVAMERRTVRWLNDLIGYDSRAGGNLTSGGMMANFIGLKLARDAATGNVAQHEGLRQSYSVYVSEERHVSVDKAVDCVGIGRKQMRAIPTDNEFRVRIDLLEKALEQDQQNNIRPICIVGLAGTTNTGSVDDLRELRKIADRIGAWFHVDAAYGGGIFLSRKRAGLLDDVKLADSVTLDPHKWFYAPLDAGAVLVKDESQLTQSFGMKPAYLTDELDRRDERYQYYVHGLEQSRRFRSLKVWMSFKRYGTKQIGEWIDANIEHAEHLYKLCNAEFVPAVKPLMSAICIRYQPQGVDEERLTRIHQEVARRIEEGGRFWISTTVLKGLHWFRINPVNFRTRTSHLDELMETLRVECKQALSPD